The following are encoded in a window of Prochlorococcus marinus str. MIT 1013 genomic DNA:
- a CDS encoding Nif11-like leader peptide family natural product precursor, producing the protein MSLDQLRRFLKKMQSDASLKDEVLSSSTADDVALIALRRGYEFSGDELLRFSGKKVGRVTVQKNDVPGEYN; encoded by the coding sequence ATGTCATTAGATCAATTAAGAAGATTTTTAAAGAAAATGCAGAGTGATGCCTCTTTAAAAGATGAAGTACTTTCTTCTTCAACGGCGGATGATGTTGCCCTGATTGCGTTAAGGAGAGGTTATGAATTTTCTGGAGATGAATTGCTAAGGTTTTCAGGAAAAAAAGTTGGAAGAGTTACAGTACAAAAGAATGATGTACCAGGAGAATACAATTAA
- a CDS encoding translation initiation factor IF-2 N-terminal domain-containing protein, producing the protein MIFNAAKLRVKELAEVLSVDSPEIIATCTLLKIPASSPLSSLSVEQSKEIIDYIQKTNANKNIDDK; encoded by the coding sequence ATGATTTTTAATGCCGCTAAATTGAGAGTAAAGGAATTAGCAGAGGTCCTAAGCGTTGATTCTCCTGAGATTATTGCTACATGCACTCTTCTAAAAATACCGGCATCATCCCCTCTATCATCATTATCAGTAGAACAAAGTAAAGAAATAATTGATTATATTCAAAAAACAAACGCTAATAAAAATATTGATGATAAATAA
- a CDS encoding potassium channel family protein, with translation MNLITTNKFKGYFKVWAAPISLLIFLFLFGALGYRITEGWDWGDCLWMVLITITTIGFGEVEVLSSAGRIITFLIIGGGLFVVQLTLQRFIQLSELGYFLKLEELRLRRLIRKMKNHVIICGYGRTGKEIAEQLKSEKISTLIIEIDSSRKTEAEEKGYNVLLADATMDETLLLAGIKKCRSLVVTLPSDAANLYVVLSAKALNETCRLIARAANEEAANKLKLAGADAVVSPYVAAGRTMAASALRPIAVDFIDLLAGSDCEIEEFKVTQNRDKIENFNSNTENVFNFSKRNEALLLATKVSGQLMGNPKDKLSVSPGMILIFLGSQEQLNRIRVYLKEILVKNT, from the coding sequence TTGAATCTAATAACAACAAATAAATTTAAAGGCTATTTCAAAGTTTGGGCGGCACCAATATCATTACTCATATTCTTATTTTTATTCGGGGCCTTAGGATATCGGATTACTGAAGGGTGGGATTGGGGTGATTGTTTATGGATGGTACTTATAACGATTACAACAATAGGATTTGGTGAAGTTGAAGTTTTGAGTTCTGCAGGTCGGATAATAACTTTTTTGATCATCGGCGGGGGGTTATTTGTAGTTCAATTAACTCTTCAAAGGTTTATACAATTGTCTGAACTAGGATATTTCCTAAAATTAGAGGAGCTTAGATTAAGGAGATTAATTAGAAAAATGAAAAATCATGTAATTATATGTGGCTATGGTCGTACAGGAAAAGAAATTGCTGAACAATTAAAGTCTGAAAAAATATCTACCCTAATAATAGAAATAGACTCCTCAAGAAAAACCGAAGCTGAGGAGAAAGGTTACAATGTCCTATTGGCAGATGCCACTATGGATGAAACATTATTATTAGCAGGAATAAAAAAATGTCGGAGCTTAGTGGTTACGCTTCCAAGTGACGCAGCAAATTTATATGTTGTTCTTAGTGCAAAAGCGCTAAATGAGACTTGTAGATTGATCGCCAGGGCAGCGAACGAAGAAGCGGCTAATAAATTAAAACTAGCAGGAGCCGATGCAGTAGTTAGTCCATATGTTGCTGCGGGAAGGACTATGGCAGCATCTGCATTAAGACCTATAGCAGTAGATTTTATAGATTTACTTGCAGGCTCAGATTGCGAAATAGAAGAATTCAAAGTAACCCAAAATAGAGATAAAATTGAAAATTTCAATAGTAATACAGAAAATGTTTTTAACTTCTCAAAAAGAAATGAGGCACTACTTTTAGCTACTAAAGTCTCAGGTCAATTAATGGGTAATCCTAAAGATAAGTTATCTGTCTCTCCAGGCATGATTTTGATATTCCTTGGAAGTCAAGAGCAATTAAACAGAATTAGAGTGTACTTGAAAGAAATATTAGTAAAAAATACATAG
- a CDS encoding DUF7326 family protein, whose protein sequence is MEELTYRDLSETELDTLKDMYISSRVNTMTESDLREFVKEIIIDQIKGTVGNAEEKEAWEEIKEHFSQDLGQKILEVKEKCNKNNKVEKKSPDEIEFDRRLDLLKQQEEDQSSKDMW, encoded by the coding sequence ATGGAAGAACTTACTTATAGGGATCTAAGCGAAACCGAATTAGACACTCTTAAAGATATGTATATATCAAGTCGTGTTAACACTATGACTGAAAGTGATCTAAGAGAATTTGTAAAGGAAATTATCATCGATCAAATCAAAGGAACGGTAGGTAATGCTGAAGAAAAGGAAGCTTGGGAAGAAATAAAAGAACATTTCTCACAGGACTTAGGTCAAAAGATTCTTGAAGTGAAAGAGAAATGCAACAAAAACAATAAAGTAGAGAAAAAAAGTCCAGATGAGATTGAATTTGATAGAAGACTTGATCTTCTAAAGCAACAAGAAGAAGACCAGTCAAGTAAGGACATGTGGTAG
- a CDS encoding GIY-YIG nuclease family protein, protein MIGWLYLIRNRDLYKIGITKNFKNRMKQLKPDDVVAKLYSRDFIKLEREFHIRYKKFRIPQTEYFRLEDYHLKEIKERISKINFSISIILGIFFKSFLFILIISFLLIIIISLNVNDLTIIISKSLFWMERISFGYSFVSLCASSGKYLSFVSELKYRFLRSICIFIFAFIFRISLNFL, encoded by the coding sequence ATGATTGGCTGGCTTTATTTAATAAGAAATAGAGATTTATATAAGATTGGTATAACGAAAAACTTTAAGAATAGGATGAAACAACTAAAGCCAGATGATGTTGTTGCTAAATTGTATTCTAGAGATTTTATAAAATTAGAAAGGGAGTTCCATATTCGTTATAAAAAGTTTAGAATCCCTCAAACGGAGTATTTTCGATTAGAAGATTATCATCTTAAAGAGATAAAGGAAAGAATATCTAAAATTAATTTCTCTATCAGCATCATTTTAGGGATTTTTTTTAAATCATTTTTATTTATTTTAATAATATCTTTTCTTTTAATAATAATTATATCTTTAAATGTTAATGATTTAACTATTATAATTTCAAAGTCACTTTTTTGGATGGAGAGGATTTCATTTGGTTACTCCTTTGTTTCTTTATGCGCTAGTTCAGGTAAATATCTTAGCTTTGTGAGTGAATTAAAATATAGATTTTTAAGGTCAATATGCATTTTTATATTTGCATTTATATTTAGGATATCACTTAACTTTTTATAA
- a CDS encoding DUF2130 domain-containing protein, with translation MNEIKCPECGSAISIDEENYSNIIKQVRDKAFEDEMSKELEHLQKDKQKSVELAIQNIRLQMHEAALVNEKKMQVLQSQLIAAQTEKDIAVNKIKHTFEKERDSLSYLLEKTREKNEYDKKLAVSNAVNELKEGYEKIKNNLDKVELQKELSERSIKMKYEIQLKERDELIERLRDMKIKLSTKMVGESLEQHCENEFNRLRASAFPNAYFDKDNDASFGSKGDYIFRDSDSEGNEIISIMFEMKNECDSTSNKKKNEDFLKELNKDRIEKNCEYAVLVSLLEADNDLFNSGIVDFSYRYPKMYVVRPQCFLPIISLLRNASLKALEYKSELAAIKEQNIDITNFENSLELFKDSFGKNYALASKRFETAIIEIDKSINHLQKTKDALLGADRNLRIANDKAQEVSVKRLTRNNPTMREKFNSIRKNEAA, from the coding sequence ATGAATGAAATCAAATGCCCTGAATGTGGTAGTGCAATAAGCATCGATGAAGAAAATTACTCAAATATCATTAAGCAGGTAAGAGATAAGGCCTTTGAGGATGAAATGAGTAAAGAACTTGAACATTTGCAAAAGGATAAACAGAAGTCCGTAGAACTTGCTATTCAAAATATTCGATTACAGATGCATGAGGCCGCATTGGTAAATGAAAAAAAAATGCAAGTCCTTCAGTCTCAATTGATTGCTGCTCAGACTGAAAAAGATATTGCTGTTAATAAGATTAAGCATACCTTCGAAAAGGAGAGAGACTCACTTTCATATTTATTGGAGAAAACAAGAGAAAAGAATGAATATGATAAAAAACTTGCAGTTTCTAACGCAGTTAATGAATTAAAAGAGGGGTATGAAAAAATTAAGAACAACTTAGATAAAGTTGAACTGCAAAAGGAATTATCTGAAAGATCTATAAAGATGAAATATGAGATTCAGTTAAAAGAACGTGATGAATTAATTGAGAGACTTCGAGATATGAAAATAAAATTGTCAACAAAAATGGTCGGTGAATCACTTGAGCAACATTGCGAAAATGAGTTTAATCGTTTAAGGGCATCAGCTTTTCCCAATGCTTATTTTGATAAGGATAATGACGCTAGTTTTGGAAGTAAAGGTGATTATATTTTCCGTGATAGTGATAGTGAAGGAAACGAAATAATATCAATTATGTTTGAAATGAAAAACGAATGTGATAGTACCTCTAACAAGAAGAAGAATGAAGATTTTCTTAAAGAATTAAATAAAGATCGCATCGAAAAAAATTGTGAATATGCTGTTTTAGTTTCTTTATTAGAAGCTGATAATGACTTGTTTAATTCTGGCATTGTTGACTTTTCATATCGGTATCCAAAAATGTACGTTGTTCGTCCGCAATGCTTTCTACCAATTATTTCCTTACTAAGGAATGCTTCACTTAAGGCGCTTGAATATAAGTCAGAACTTGCCGCAATCAAAGAGCAAAATATTGATATAACTAATTTTGAGAATAGCCTTGAACTTTTTAAGGATTCTTTTGGTAAAAATTATGCTCTAGCTTCAAAACGTTTTGAAACAGCAATTATAGAGATTGATAAATCTATTAATCACTTGCAAAAAACAAAAGACGCTTTACTTGGAGCTGATAGAAATCTTAGGATAGCTAATGATAAAGCACAAGAGGTGTCTGTTAAAAGATTGACTAGAAATAATCCTACTATGAGAGAAAAATTTAACTCGATAAGAAAAAATGAGGCTGCATAA
- a CDS encoding DCC1-like thiol-disulfide oxidoreductase family protein, producing the protein MSDKILFIYDGECPFCNHFAQLLELKSALPEFEILDGRKNLALLSELFNQGYDLNKGAILISNENIRHGADAINWICSQIKEPSDSLIEVLRIIFTSNKRTNFLFPFLLWGRRFLLTLKGKVWQPVSENNQFF; encoded by the coding sequence ATGTCAGACAAAATTTTATTTATATATGACGGTGAATGTCCATTCTGCAATCACTTTGCACAATTACTTGAATTAAAAAGCGCTCTTCCTGAATTCGAAATATTAGATGGAAGAAAAAATCTTGCCTTATTATCTGAACTCTTTAACCAAGGCTATGATTTGAATAAAGGTGCAATCCTCATCAGTAATGAAAATATTCGTCATGGTGCAGATGCAATTAATTGGATTTGCTCCCAGATCAAAGAGCCAAGCGACTCACTTATAGAAGTACTCAGGATTATTTTCACCTCTAACAAAAGGACCAATTTTTTATTCCCATTCCTGTTATGGGGTAGAAGATTTTTACTTACATTAAAAGGGAAGGTGTGGCAACCAGTTAGCGAAAACAATCAATTTTTTTGA
- a CDS encoding AbrB family transcriptional regulator yields the protein MLTGKDLLAKVKDLGDVSKSDLVKACGYVSTKKGGGERLNYTAFYEALLEAKGVNLAAESAGGIGKGGRKLSYVATVQGNGNLLIGKAYTALLDLKPGDNFEIKMGRKGFRLVPEGEG from the coding sequence ATGCTCACTGGTAAGGATTTATTAGCCAAGGTCAAAGACTTGGGAGATGTCTCAAAATCTGATCTTGTTAAAGCTTGTGGATATGTTTCCACCAAAAAAGGAGGCGGAGAGCGTCTTAACTACACTGCTTTTTACGAAGCACTTCTTGAGGCTAAAGGTGTAAACCTGGCTGCTGAAAGTGCTGGAGGTATTGGTAAAGGTGGAAGAAAGCTTAGTTATGTGGCTACCGTTCAAGGAAATGGAAACCTCTTGATAGGAAAGGCCTATACAGCTCTTTTAGATCTCAAGCCTGGCGATAATTTTGAGATTAAGATGGGACGTAAAGGATTCCGTTTGGTTCCAGAAGGAGAAGGTTAA
- a CDS encoding NAD-dependent DNA ligase, translating into MRLLGLDKDCFFSWWEKLPEGSTMVVQPKIDGCAIGLRYKYGQLVEAYSREDSEIIENIRNIDSIPLNIDDSLKVEVELEGVLYSHSSNSSMSIDQLLSNSCSKIDNNSSILFKAFQIFSSKSDELSDLTQLQNWGFEVPITLRTHDPMQVKIWHSQWIKNELFSNLPTNGIVAKCNSSLTKNILGVSSSSPNWALALTR; encoded by the coding sequence ATGAGATTACTTGGACTTGATAAGGATTGCTTCTTTAGCTGGTGGGAAAAATTACCAGAGGGATCAACTATGGTTGTGCAGCCCAAGATTGATGGTTGCGCAATAGGACTTAGATATAAATATGGCCAGTTAGTAGAAGCATATTCTCGTGAGGATAGTGAGATTATTGAAAACATTAGGAATATCGATTCTATTCCTTTGAATATTGATGATTCTCTAAAAGTTGAAGTTGAGTTGGAGGGCGTTTTATATTCACATTCTTCTAATTCCAGTATGTCTATAGATCAATTGCTATCGAACTCATGCTCGAAAATTGATAATAATTCCTCTATTTTATTTAAAGCATTCCAAATTTTTTCCTCAAAAAGTGATGAATTGTCAGATTTGACTCAACTTCAAAACTGGGGATTCGAGGTCCCAATAACTCTAAGAACTCATGATCCTATGCAGGTAAAAATATGGCATTCGCAATGGATCAAGAATGAGTTGTTTTCAAATCTTCCTACCAATGGAATCGTCGCCAAGTGCAATTCTTCATTGACCAAGAATATTTTGGGTGTTAGCTCCTCCTCTCCTAATTGGGCCTTGGCTTTAACTAGATAA
- a CDS encoding chlorophyll a/b-binding protein — protein sequence MNKETNYWKTAEIMNGRLAMMGFFAAVINYGLTGWIIPGFV from the coding sequence ATGAACAAAGAAACTAACTACTGGAAAACAGCTGAAATAATGAATGGTCGTCTCGCGATGATGGGCTTCTTTGCTGCAGTCATTAACTACGGACTAACTGGCTGGATTATTCCAGGTTTTGTTTAA
- a CDS encoding high light inducible protein — translation MTTQNNNNSRNIDPEKVTAERLNGYAALFGCIALVGAYATTGQIIPGFV, via the coding sequence ATGACTACTCAAAACAACAACAACAGCAGAAACATTGATCCTGAAAAGGTAACTGCAGAAAGACTTAACGGCTATGCTGCATTATTTGGATGCATTGCTCTAGTTGGTGCATATGCAACAACAGGTCAAATCATTCCAGGTTTCGTGTAA
- a CDS encoding high light inducible protein has product MKNQTTETPRVEEGKVIAERLNGYAAFVGCWALIGAYLTTGQIIPGVV; this is encoded by the coding sequence ATGAAAAATCAAACCACTGAAACTCCAAGAGTTGAAGAAGGCAAAGTAATTGCTGAAAGACTCAATGGCTACGCAGCATTTGTTGGATGCTGGGCACTCATTGGTGCATATCTAACAACAGGTCAAATCATTCCAGGTGTTGTGTAA
- a CDS encoding high light inducible protein — protein MQPSNKTILERSIGRPAMMAFVLLTGIYLTTGQLIPGVV, from the coding sequence ATGCAACCATCTAACAAAACAATCCTAGAAAGAAGCATCGGCAGACCAGCCATGATGGCATTCGTTCTACTAACAGGTATCTATCTAACAACCGGTCAACTTATTCCAGGTGTCGTTTAA
- a CDS encoding high light inducible protein, with translation MTPEAEKFNGWAAMLGFVAAFGAYATTGQIIPGIF, from the coding sequence ATGACTCCAGAAGCAGAAAAGTTTAACGGTTGGGCAGCAATGCTTGGCTTCGTTGCAGCCTTCGGTGCATACGCAACCACAGGTCAAATCATTCCTGGAATTTTCTAA
- a CDS encoding DUF4090 family protein has product MEFSGPDAIDNAIQAGLDLDGSPIPSEMLTLYRDVMDKENARKRSGVKKSMRNRIVKTGSKHFDQDTLNTRLIKAGWDGLKAKEIDFFYN; this is encoded by the coding sequence GTGGAGTTCTCTGGCCCAGATGCAATTGATAACGCTATCCAAGCTGGCTTAGATCTAGATGGAAGTCCTATTCCATCAGAAATGCTGACCCTCTACAGGGATGTCATGGATAAGGAGAATGCGCGTAAAAGAAGTGGAGTTAAGAAATCAATGCGAAACCGTATTGTTAAAACTGGGTCCAAACATTTTGACCAAGACACTCTAAATACACGATTAATCAAAGCTGGTTGGGATGGATTAAAAGCTAAAGAAATTGACTTTTTTTATAACTGA
- a CDS encoding DUF938 domain-containing protein gives MVNINPDYRLDFPATTRNRDSIAAVLSNYISPNCWLLEIASGSGQHGVFFQKKFPSITWQTSDPEFEHRQSINSWIRHEGLFSKMPEPLNLDVDIRPWSITNRLGALIKGIVCINMIHISPWSCTRSLFEESKKYLDQSNFLMLYGPFLRKEKQTSESNLNFDQSLKIQNPLWGLRNLEDVNVIASENGFNLDNVIDMPANNLSVIYRIK, from the coding sequence ATGGTTAATATAAATCCCGACTATCGACTAGATTTTCCGGCTACGACAAGGAATCGTGATTCCATCGCCGCAGTTTTAAGCAATTATATTTCTCCTAATTGCTGGCTTTTAGAAATAGCTAGTGGTAGTGGACAACACGGAGTCTTCTTTCAAAAAAAATTCCCATCAATTACTTGGCAAACTAGTGATCCCGAATTTGAACATAGACAAAGTATTAATTCATGGATTAGGCATGAGGGGCTTTTTTCAAAAATGCCTGAACCTCTTAATCTTGATGTAGATATTCGTCCTTGGTCAATTACCAATCGACTTGGGGCTTTAATTAAGGGAATTGTGTGCATAAATATGATTCATATCTCACCATGGAGTTGTACAAGATCTTTGTTTGAAGAATCAAAGAAATATCTAGATCAAAGTAATTTTTTGATGCTCTATGGACCTTTCTTAAGAAAAGAAAAACAAACATCAGAAAGTAATTTGAATTTTGATCAATCCTTAAAAATACAAAACCCGCTCTGGGGGCTTCGCAACTTAGAAGACGTTAATGTTATTGCTTCTGAAAATGGATTTAATCTTGATAACGTCATCGATATGCCAGCCAATAATCTTTCAGTTATTTATCGCATAAAGTAA
- a CDS encoding MTH1187 family thiamine-binding protein, whose translation MWVSIDLCLVPIGVGVSLSPYIKTCLSIIEEHKLEYELGPNGTAIEGEWDQVFECVKKCHEAVHSKGAPRVYTTLKVNTRTDKKQLFKEKVGSVRGS comes from the coding sequence ATGTGGGTAAGCATAGATCTTTGCTTAGTACCAATAGGGGTAGGTGTCTCATTATCTCCATACATAAAGACGTGCTTATCAATTATTGAGGAACATAAGCTTGAGTATGAACTGGGTCCAAATGGAACTGCAATTGAAGGGGAGTGGGATCAAGTTTTTGAATGCGTAAAGAAATGCCATGAGGCAGTTCATAGCAAAGGTGCTCCACGTGTTTATACAACATTAAAAGTAAATACACGTACAGATAAGAAGCAATTATTTAAAGAAAAAGTGGGAAGTGTAAGAGGCTCATAG
- a CDS encoding chlorophyll a/b-binding protein codes for MTIFARLSRSEVIHGRVAMFIVAIWLFTNYLIR; via the coding sequence ATGACTATCTTTGCTCGTCTAAGCAGATCAGAAGTTATTCACGGAAGAGTGGCTATGTTTATCGTTGCTATCTGGTTATTCACAAACTATCTAATTCGTTAA